GGGCTCGTGAGGCGACGCAGCATGCCGGGCGCCCGGTGGTAGAGAAAGGCGATGGTCGCACACACCAGGGCGTCTACCGTCCCCTCCTCCACCTCCTCGACGGCGCCGCCGCCGCGAATCGAGAACCGGCGGACCCACGCATCCCATATCGGCCGCGCGGCCTCCCGAGCGCCCTTGCCTCGGCCGTAGCCGTGGATCAACTCGAGGCTCTCCCTGAGCGCGAAATAGATGCACGAGCGGGGATGGGTCTCCAGGATCGTCCCGACCACCCCCCCGAGATACTCGGTCAACTGCCGCCCGCGCGCCGGGATGGCCTTCAGGGAGTTCTGCGACACGACCCAGTCCCTCGACCCCGACGGCAGCATCCTCCGGAGCGCCTCGTCGCTTCCCCTCAAGCCCCGGTCTTCGTCGAGCGCCCACGTCAGGGGCGCGTCGATCGCCACGGAGACCACCGACTCGGAGCCGACGTAGTCCACGATCTCCCGAAGGCTCATCGTCCGCGGCGGCTCGACCAACTCCGGCCAGCCCTCGGCGTCCACGAGCCGACAGAGCCAGGTGTTGGTGGCGCCGGCGATGTCCACGCCCGCGTATTCGATCGACATCGTGTCGCCTCGCTCCTGCCGGGTCATTCCGGAACCCTGCCAGATTCCAGCACGCGCGGCGCTTCCTCCGCCTGAAGGCGAGCGGCCGCTCCCTCCATCCCGCGCATGGCGCGCAGGAGGTTCAGCCCGGCGACCTTGCGCAGGTCGTCCTCCGAGTGCCCGCGCCGGAGGAGCTCGGCGAAGAGGTACGGGAAGCGGCTCACGTCCTCCAGCCCCACGATGGTCGACGAGATGCCGTCGAAGTCGGAGCCGATGCCCACGTGGTCCACGCCCGCGACCCGCATCATGTGCTCCATGTGGTCGGCCATGTCCGCTAGCGTGCCCCTGGGCGGCGGGTTCTCGACGGACCACGCTGCCATTTCTTCGGCGATCGCATCCGTGTCATCCAGCCGGGCCGACAGGTCTTCGCGGGCCGAGTCGCGCGCCGCCGTCCAAGCGCCGGCTGCGGGCGCCACGAAAGGCGGAACGAAGGTAGCCATCACGACGCCGCCGTTCCGGGCGAGTAGCCGCAGCACGTCGTCCGGCACGTTGCGCGGGTGGGGGTTCAGGGCGCGCGCGGACGAATGCGAGAAGATCACCGGGGCGCGCGACACCCGCAGCGCGTCCAGCATCGACTCCCGGCTCACGTGAGAGATGTCGACGAAGA
The nucleotide sequence above comes from Gemmatimonadota bacterium. Encoded proteins:
- a CDS encoding DUF429 domain-containing protein; this translates as MSIEYAGVDIAGATNTWLCRLVDAEGWPELVEPPRTMSLREIVDYVGSESVVSVAIDAPLTWALDEDRGLRGSDEALRRMLPSGSRDWVVSQNSLKAIPARGRQLTEYLGGVVGTILETHPRSCIYFALRESLELIHGYGRGKGAREAARPIWDAWVRRFSIRGGGAVEEVEEGTVDALVCATIAFLYHRAPGMLRRLTSPAPDLRGRGPFVVLDDAFRGLPW